A single window of Sandaracinaceae bacterium DNA harbors:
- a CDS encoding anthranilate synthase component I family protein, which yields MIRALDPNGRVWLDGEPGHPEGRWTFLASEPAETRVASFAEDPWAPFDGIEGTSGAIEGAPLDHAMLPWWIGYVAYDAAWSEARRLGLRAPMRHTRGAQPVVCLSRYEALVAIDHVAGAGWVVGSDPRALETLRDRLEAASEVESRAVVGPATVPAASAHRGAIERALAAIAAGEIYQVNLARRWTAPYEGSPLVLWRAMRAASPVPLGMYLERPGHAVLGRTMERFLRWDRRDRRLWTSPIKGTIARSGSDDAAEAARLSSDDKERAEHAMIVDLMRNDLSRVATTGSVKVRAPLRVEPFAGLSHLVSTVECETREDVGLREILEATFPPGSITGTPKLRAMELIEREEPCARGVYTGALGYIDRGGGLSLAVAIRTAVIADDIATYFAGGGLVSASDPDREIAETELKAKVFLEALNRVREENLD from the coding sequence ATGATTCGCGCGCTCGATCCGAACGGCCGCGTCTGGCTGGACGGGGAGCCGGGTCACCCCGAGGGCCGCTGGACCTTCCTCGCGAGCGAGCCGGCGGAGACGCGGGTGGCGTCTTTCGCCGAGGACCCGTGGGCGCCCTTCGACGGGATCGAGGGCACGTCGGGCGCGATCGAGGGCGCGCCGCTCGACCACGCGATGCTGCCCTGGTGGATCGGCTACGTGGCCTATGACGCCGCGTGGTCGGAGGCGCGTCGCCTGGGCTTGCGTGCTCCGATGAGGCACACGCGCGGCGCGCAGCCCGTGGTCTGCCTGTCCCGCTACGAGGCGCTCGTGGCGATCGATCACGTCGCGGGGGCGGGGTGGGTGGTCGGCTCGGATCCTCGCGCGCTCGAGACACTCCGAGACCGGCTGGAGGCGGCCAGCGAGGTCGAGTCACGCGCCGTCGTCGGACCGGCGACGGTGCCCGCGGCGAGCGCTCATCGCGGGGCGATCGAGCGCGCGCTCGCGGCCATCGCGGCCGGAGAGATCTACCAGGTGAACCTCGCTCGGAGATGGACCGCCCCGTACGAGGGCAGCCCTCTCGTCCTCTGGCGCGCGATGCGGGCCGCGAGCCCGGTCCCGTTGGGCATGTACCTCGAGCGGCCCGGTCACGCGGTGCTGGGCCGCACCATGGAGCGCTTCCTGCGATGGGACCGCCGGGACCGACGTCTGTGGACGAGCCCGATCAAAGGCACCATCGCCCGCAGCGGCTCCGACGACGCGGCCGAGGCGGCGCGGCTGAGCAGCGACGACAAGGAGCGCGCCGAGCACGCGATGATCGTGGATCTGATGCGCAACGATCTCTCCCGCGTCGCGACCACGGGCAGCGTGAAGGTCCGCGCGCCGCTCCGTGTCGAGCCGTTCGCGGGGCTGAGCCACCTCGTGTCCACCGTGGAGTGCGAGACGCGCGAGGACGTCGGGCTGCGGGAGATCCTCGAGGCCACCTTCCCGCCGGGCAGCATCACCGGCACGCCGAAGCTGCGCGCGATGGAGCTCATCGAACGCGAGGAGCCTTGCGCCCGCGGCGTCTACACGGGAGCGCTCGGGTACATCGATCGCGGGGGCGGCCTCTCCCTCGCCGTGGCGATCCGTACCGCGGTGATCGCGGACGACATCGCGACCTACTTCGCGGGCGGCGGGTTGGTCAGCGCGAGCGATCCGGACCGAGAGATCGCAGAGACCGAGCTGAAGGCGAAGGTCTTTCTCGAAGCGCTGAACCGAGTGCGCGAAGAGAACCTCGATTGA